A portion of the Oscillospiraceae bacterium genome contains these proteins:
- a CDS encoding RluA family pseudouridine synthase, translating into MKILKVKCLAPTRLDNYLTQQYPALTPGRLNKALRENKIKLNGKKQPLSTRVMAGDEIKLFILDEVLDADKRVEGPAWKNARGPAQVVYDCPQILIVNKPAGLSVDGPDDDTLLNRALLYLNQQGEYKENDLYTPALCHRLDTGTSGLVIIAKTPEAEELFLAAIKNRDVQKTYLCVTFGRPVPPDATLGGYLLKDADRGIVKIVEDKQPGAKEVETQYETIAVSGRLALLKVKLITGRTHQIRAHMASIGCPILGDSKYGNNSANRELKLKYQALCAYELTMPRFTQPDFAFLSGKTFRAPKPWYYNQVLDGTLK; encoded by the coding sequence GTGAAAATTTTAAAAGTAAAGTGTCTTGCCCCTACCCGGCTGGACAATTATCTGACCCAGCAGTACCCCGCCCTGACCCCCGGTCGCCTGAACAAGGCGCTGCGGGAAAACAAGATCAAGCTCAACGGCAAAAAGCAGCCGCTTTCCACCCGCGTGATGGCGGGCGACGAGATCAAGCTGTTCATTCTGGACGAAGTTCTGGACGCCGACAAGCGAGTGGAGGGCCCGGCGTGGAAGAACGCCCGCGGCCCGGCGCAGGTGGTGTACGACTGCCCGCAGATCCTCATCGTGAACAAGCCCGCCGGCCTTTCCGTGGACGGCCCGGACGATGACACCCTGCTGAACCGCGCCCTGCTCTACCTGAACCAGCAGGGGGAGTACAAGGAGAACGACCTGTACACCCCGGCCCTGTGCCACCGGCTGGACACCGGCACCAGCGGCTTGGTGATCATTGCCAAGACCCCGGAGGCCGAGGAGCTGTTTCTGGCCGCCATCAAGAACCGTGACGTGCAAAAGACCTACCTCTGCGTCACCTTCGGCCGCCCTGTGCCGCCGGACGCCACCCTGGGCGGCTACCTGCTCAAGGACGCCGACCGCGGCATCGTGAAGATCGTGGAGGACAAGCAGCCCGGTGCCAAGGAAGTGGAGACCCAGTACGAGACCATTGCCGTTTCCGGTCGTCTGGCCCTGCTCAAAGTGAAGCTGATCACCGGCCGCACCCACCAGATCCGTGCCCACATGGCCAGTATCGGCTGCCCCATCCTGGGCGACAGCAAGTATGGCAACAACAGCGCCAACCGGGAGCTGAAGCTCAAGTATCAGGCCCTGTGCGCTTATGAGCTGACCATGCCCCGCTTCACCCAGCCGGATTTTGCCTTCCTCAGCGGCAAGACCTTCCGCGCCCCGAAGCCCTGGTACTACAACCAAGTGCTGGACGGAACACTGAAGTAA